From a region of the Streptomyces sp. NBC_01454 genome:
- a CDS encoding histidine phosphatase family protein — translation MSSEDITVVHLMRHGEVHNPDGVLYGRRPGYHLSDLGRKMADRVAEHLAGRDITHVVASPLERAQETAEPIAGAHGLDLATDERLIEAGNVFEGKTFGVGDGALKKPGNWKYLTNPFRPSWGEPYIEQVVRMMAALGAARDAARGHEAVAVSHQLPIWIVRSFAERRRLWHDPRKRQCTLASLTSFTFHGDKIISVGYSEPARDLVPSHLLAGAKPVKGKAKAFGA, via the coding sequence ATGAGCAGCGAAGACATCACCGTCGTGCATCTGATGCGGCACGGCGAGGTGCACAACCCCGACGGCGTCCTCTACGGGCGCCGGCCCGGCTACCACCTCTCCGACCTGGGGCGGAAGATGGCCGACCGGGTCGCCGAGCATCTCGCGGGGCGCGACATCACACATGTCGTCGCCTCGCCGCTGGAGCGCGCGCAGGAGACCGCGGAGCCGATCGCCGGTGCGCACGGTCTGGATCTGGCCACCGACGAGCGGCTCATCGAGGCCGGCAACGTCTTCGAGGGGAAGACCTTCGGGGTCGGCGACGGCGCGCTGAAGAAGCCGGGGAACTGGAAGTACCTGACGAATCCGTTCCGCCCGTCCTGGGGCGAGCCGTACATCGAGCAGGTCGTGCGGATGATGGCGGCGCTGGGTGCGGCGCGGGACGCGGCGCGCGGGCACGAGGCGGTGGCGGTCAGCCATCAGCTGCCGATCTGGATCGTGCGCAGCTTCGCCGAGCGGCGCCGGCTGTGGCACGACCCGCGGAAGCGGCAGTGCACGCTGGCCTCGCTGACGTCGTTCACGTTCCACGGCGACAAGATCATCTCGGTGGGGTACAGCGAGCCGGCGCGCGACCTGGTTCCGTCCCACCTTCTGGCGGGCGCCAAACCCGTCAAGGGAAAGGCCAAGGCTTTCGGGGCCTGA
- a CDS encoding TlpA family protein disulfide reductase: MSACRVPRRLTSRRRLTLLAAGAAAASLTLSACGDGASGGSAQTRFVQGKNGIDTVKKDERQAAPDLSGETTTGKKLDVAAYKGKVVILNVWGSWCGPCIAEAPNFAKVANETKGKGVQFIGINTRDSEKSQATSFEEEHKVPYPSLFDPTGRLMLRFPKGSLNPQSIPSTIAIDRQGRIAARSIGPLAEDELRKMIAPLVAEK; encoded by the coding sequence ATGAGTGCCTGTCGCGTCCCACGCCGCCTCACGAGCCGACGCCGTCTGACCCTGCTCGCCGCAGGGGCCGCGGCCGCCTCGCTCACGCTGAGCGCCTGCGGGGACGGCGCCTCCGGCGGCTCGGCGCAGACCCGCTTCGTCCAGGGCAAGAACGGCATCGACACCGTCAAGAAGGACGAGCGGCAGGCGGCGCCCGACCTCTCCGGTGAGACCACCACCGGCAAGAAGCTGGACGTCGCCGCCTACAAGGGCAAGGTCGTCATCCTCAACGTCTGGGGATCATGGTGCGGCCCCTGTATCGCCGAGGCGCCGAACTTCGCCAAGGTCGCGAACGAGACCAAGGGCAAGGGCGTCCAGTTCATCGGGATCAACACCCGCGACTCCGAGAAGTCGCAGGCCACCAGCTTCGAGGAAGAGCACAAGGTGCCCTACCCGAGCCTGTTCGACCCGACCGGCCGGCTGATGCTGCGCTTCCCCAAGGGCAGCCTCAACCCGCAGTCGATCCCCTCCACGATCGCCATCGACCGGCAGGGCAGGATCGCCGCCCGGTCGATCGGCCCGCTCGCCGAGGACGAGCTGCGGAAGATGATCGCCCCGCTGGTCGCTGAGAAGTGA
- a CDS encoding cytochrome c biogenesis CcdA family protein, whose amino-acid sequence MIALAAAAENQTVLNGTLLAAVPIALLAGLVSFFSPCVLPLVPGYMSYVTGVTGTDLGEARRGRMLAGAALFVLGFTAVFVSGGALFGFVGKSLLEYRDIISRVLGVLMILLGLAFAGVLQRFGQRELRFHMKPAMGLAGAPVLGVLFGVGWTPCLGPTFAAVSTLTFYDASAVRGALLTVAYCLGLGLPFIAVALAFRRVLGAFGWVKRHYQWVMRIGGGMMIALGILLVTGIWDSLMSDLQSWAQSSTVGI is encoded by the coding sequence GTGATCGCGCTCGCCGCCGCCGCGGAAAACCAGACCGTCCTCAACGGCACGCTCCTCGCCGCCGTCCCCATCGCGCTCCTCGCCGGGCTCGTCTCGTTCTTCTCACCCTGCGTCCTGCCGCTGGTGCCGGGCTACATGTCGTATGTGACCGGCGTCACCGGCACCGACCTCGGCGAGGCCCGGCGCGGCCGGATGCTGGCCGGCGCCGCGCTCTTCGTGCTCGGCTTCACCGCCGTCTTCGTCTCCGGCGGCGCGCTCTTCGGCTTCGTCGGCAAGAGCCTGCTGGAGTACCGGGACATCATCTCGCGCGTCCTGGGCGTGCTGATGATCCTGCTCGGGCTGGCGTTCGCCGGCGTGCTGCAGCGTTTCGGACAGCGCGAGCTGCGCTTCCACATGAAGCCCGCCATGGGGCTGGCCGGCGCGCCGGTGCTCGGGGTGCTCTTCGGCGTCGGCTGGACGCCCTGCCTGGGACCGACCTTCGCCGCCGTCAGCACCCTGACGTTCTACGATGCCAGCGCCGTGCGCGGTGCCCTGCTCACCGTGGCGTACTGCCTGGGCCTGGGCCTGCCGTTCATCGCCGTCGCGCTGGCCTTCCGCCGGGTGCTCGGGGCGTTCGGCTGGGTCAAGCGGCACTACCAGTGGGTGATGCGGATCGGCGGCGGCATGATGATCGCGCTCGGCATCCTCCTCGTCACCGGCATCTGGGACAGCCTGATGTCCGACCTGCAGAGCTGGGCACAAAGCTCCACCGTTGGGATCTGA
- the resB gene encoding cytochrome c biogenesis protein ResB yields MSTKTDTPREPDSGAGAGNDLGTAGSQLSTAPQEDVTFPSLGPIGWARWFWRQLTSMRVALLLLFLLSIGAIPGSLIPQTSIDPVKVDQFKADHATLGGIYDKLGMFHVYSSVWFSAIYLLLFISLIGCIVPRSWQFVGQLRSRPPAAPRRLTRLPAYTTWRTDAAPEEVLGAAQRLMKKRRFRAHRTGTAVAAEKGYLREAGNLVFHVALIVMLVAFAVGSLWKSEGGKLVTEGDGFANSLTQFDDFKSGAFFDTDTMEPFGFTLNKFEATYERSGPQKGTPRTFRAHVTYYTGADGKEHRTAVEVNTPLEIAGSKVFLLSHGYAPEVTVKDGRGKVVYKGAVPFLPQDPKNLTSTGVVKVPGAQTKDGKRNQLGFQGFFVPTFGGKGSGSMFSQFPALDYPVLTLTAYHGDLGVDSGLPQNVYQLQKKYLKQYKVKGAPLAKMMLPGETMKLPNGDGSIQFTGIKNWASFKITHQPGNGLALTGAVAALLGLAGSLFIQRRRVWIRAEQGADGVTVVEMAGLGRSESPRLPEELGDLAGALEPDAPLVPDAAVGPESDPQPEPAPDAGSEDPAEPTDSDGPAEPSEGARA; encoded by the coding sequence ATGTCCACCAAGACCGACACCCCCCGCGAGCCGGACTCCGGGGCCGGAGCGGGCAACGATCTCGGCACCGCCGGATCCCAGCTCTCCACCGCGCCCCAGGAGGACGTCACCTTCCCCTCGCTCGGCCCGATCGGCTGGGCGCGCTGGTTCTGGCGGCAGCTGACCTCGATGCGGGTGGCGCTGCTGCTGCTCTTCCTGCTGTCGATCGGCGCGATCCCCGGTTCGCTGATCCCGCAGACCAGCATCGACCCGGTCAAGGTCGACCAGTTCAAGGCCGACCACGCCACGCTCGGCGGCATCTACGACAAGCTCGGGATGTTCCACGTCTACAGCTCGGTGTGGTTCTCGGCGATCTACCTGCTGCTGTTCATCTCGCTGATCGGCTGCATCGTGCCGCGCAGCTGGCAGTTCGTCGGCCAGCTCCGCAGCCGCCCGCCGGCCGCACCGCGCCGGCTGACCCGGCTGCCCGCGTACACCACCTGGCGCACCGACGCGGCGCCCGAGGAGGTCCTCGGCGCGGCACAGCGGCTGATGAAGAAGCGGCGGTTCCGCGCCCACCGGACCGGCACCGCCGTCGCCGCCGAGAAGGGCTATCTGCGCGAGGCCGGCAACCTCGTCTTCCACGTCGCGCTGATCGTGATGCTGGTGGCGTTCGCCGTCGGCAGCCTGTGGAAGTCCGAGGGCGGCAAGCTGGTCACCGAGGGCGACGGCTTCGCCAACAGCCTCACCCAGTTCGACGATTTCAAGTCCGGTGCCTTCTTCGACACCGACACCATGGAGCCCTTCGGCTTCACGCTGAACAAGTTCGAGGCGACCTACGAGCGCAGCGGCCCCCAGAAGGGCACCCCGCGCACCTTCCGCGCCCATGTGACGTACTACACCGGCGCGGACGGCAAGGAGCACCGCACCGCGGTCGAGGTGAACACGCCGCTCGAGATCGCGGGTTCGAAGGTCTTCCTGCTCTCGCACGGCTACGCGCCGGAGGTGACCGTCAAGGACGGCCGCGGCAAGGTCGTCTACAAGGGCGCGGTCCCCTTCCTCCCGCAGGACCCCAAGAACCTCACCTCGACCGGTGTGGTGAAGGTGCCGGGCGCGCAGACCAAGGACGGCAAGCGCAATCAGCTGGGCTTCCAGGGCTTCTTCGTGCCGACGTTCGGCGGCAAGGGCTCCGGGTCGATGTTCTCCCAGTTCCCCGCGCTGGACTACCCGGTGCTGACGCTGACCGCCTACCACGGTGATCTGGGCGTCGATTCGGGGCTGCCGCAGAACGTCTACCAGCTGCAGAAGAAATATCTGAAGCAGTACAAGGTCAAGGGCGCCCCGCTCGCCAAGATGATGCTGCCCGGGGAGACCATGAAGCTGCCGAACGGCGACGGCAGCATCCAGTTCACCGGCATCAAGAACTGGGCCAGCTTCAAGATCACCCACCAGCCCGGCAACGGCCTCGCGCTGACCGGCGCGGTCGCCGCCCTGCTGGGCCTGGCCGGCTCGCTGTTCATCCAGCGGCGCCGGGTGTGGATCCGGGCCGAACAGGGTGCGGACGGGGTGACAGTCGTCGAGATGGCCGGCCTCGGCCGCAGCGAGTCCCCGCGGCTGCCGGAGGAACTCGGCGATCTCGCGGGGGCGCTGGAGCCCGACGCCCCGCTCGTTCCGGACGCCGCGGTCGGCCCGGAATCCGATCCGCAGCCCGAGCCGGCCCCCGACGCCGGCTCCGAAGACCCCGCGGAGCCCACCGACTCTGACGGTCCTGCTGAACCCTCCGAAGGAGCGCGCGCGTGA
- the ccsB gene encoding c-type cytochrome biogenesis protein CcsB yields MNIAAAANETLAHNSNLLVYSAMAVYTLAFIAHLSEWVFGSRSKVARTAAALTPRDRAPAAVSAKVAQQGGGTAVLERPKVITKSAVGSRDVPDGPGAAGGTEKGDLYGRIAVSLTVLAWGLHVCGVVTRALSVQRAPWGNMYEFSTTFAAVAVGIYLLLLALRKNVRWIGLPLVTTVLLDLGLAVSVLYTASDQLVPALHSYWLWIHVSCAILSGAVLYLGAVATLLFLFRDRYEAKLADPAGKRPGAFATSVLERLPSAASLDKFAYRVNATVFPLWTFTIIAGAIWAEAAWGRYWGWDPKEVWAFITWVGYACYLHARSTAGWKGRKAAWVGLIAFACYLFNYYGVNIFVTGLHSYAGV; encoded by the coding sequence GTGAACATCGCTGCCGCCGCCAACGAGACGCTGGCGCACAACAGCAACCTGCTGGTCTATTCGGCAATGGCGGTCTATACGCTCGCCTTCATCGCCCACCTGAGCGAGTGGGTGTTCGGCAGCCGCAGCAAGGTCGCCCGCACCGCCGCCGCGCTGACCCCCCGGGACCGGGCGCCCGCGGCGGTCTCCGCCAAGGTCGCACAGCAGGGCGGCGGCACCGCCGTGCTGGAGCGTCCCAAGGTCATCACCAAGTCCGCCGTCGGCAGCCGCGACGTCCCCGACGGCCCGGGCGCCGCGGGCGGCACGGAGAAGGGCGACCTCTACGGGCGGATCGCCGTCTCGCTGACCGTGCTGGCCTGGGGCCTGCACGTGTGCGGCGTCGTCACCCGCGCCCTGTCCGTACAGCGTGCCCCCTGGGGCAACATGTACGAGTTCTCCACCACCTTCGCCGCGGTCGCGGTGGGCATCTACCTGCTGCTGCTCGCCCTCCGGAAGAACGTCCGCTGGATCGGGCTGCCGCTGGTCACCACCGTCCTGCTCGACCTCGGGCTGGCGGTCTCGGTGCTCTACACCGCCAGTGACCAGCTGGTGCCCGCGCTGCACTCGTACTGGCTGTGGATCCACGTCAGCTGCGCGATCCTCTCCGGCGCGGTGCTCTACCTCGGCGCCGTGGCCACGCTGCTGTTCCTCTTCCGCGACCGCTACGAGGCCAAGCTCGCCGACCCGGCGGGCAAGCGGCCCGGCGCCTTCGCCACCTCGGTGCTGGAGCGGCTGCCCTCGGCCGCCTCGCTCGACAAGTTCGCCTACCGCGTCAACGCCACGGTCTTCCCGCTGTGGACGTTCACCATCATCGCGGGCGCCATCTGGGCCGAGGCCGCCTGGGGCCGCTACTGGGGCTGGGACCCCAAGGAGGTCTGGGCCTTCATCACCTGGGTCGGCTACGCCTGCTATCTGCACGCCCGCTCCACGGCCGGCTGGAAGGGCCGCAAGGCCGCCTGGGTGGGCCTGATCGCGTTCGCCTGCTACCTGTTCAACTACTACGGCGTGAACATCTTCGTGACGGGTCTGCACTCGTACGCCGGCGTCTGA
- a CDS encoding alkaline phosphatase family protein has protein sequence MPDMTRRRLLGSAAGAVGGAAALSLLPPSVQKAVAAGPARHGSLHDIEHVVMLMQENRSFDHYFGTLRGVRGFADPDALTLPDGRSVFHQPDAVNPDGYLLPFRLNTHTSSAQAIPSTSHAWSVQHEAWNGGKMDRWLPAHRKADGVNGPYVMGYHTREDIPFQFALAEAFTLCDNYFCSVFGPTWPNRLYWMTGTLDPGGTRGGPVLNNTAPKAYRWTTYAERLEAAGISWKVYQEEDDYGCNLLEQFQTFRDSQPGQPLYERGMRPQPAGTFEDDARADRLPAVSWLIPTSHQSEHPDYLPAAGADYVAQKIEAIASNPKVWAKTVFILNYDENDGLFDHVPPPVPPAGTKDEFVQGLPIGGGFRVPCLIISPWTVGGWAAGEAFDHTSVLQFLERWTGVAEPNISNWRRSAFGDLTSAFGFRHAAHRPPRLPDDTAEQLAEAQWDVAHLPKPTLPGAGQRPPRQERGRRRRR, from the coding sequence ATGCCCGACATGACCCGACGCAGACTCCTCGGCTCCGCGGCCGGCGCGGTCGGCGGCGCCGCCGCGCTGTCGCTGCTTCCGCCCAGCGTTCAGAAGGCCGTCGCCGCCGGACCCGCGCGTCACGGCTCACTGCACGACATCGAGCACGTCGTCATGCTCATGCAGGAGAACCGCTCGTTCGACCACTACTTCGGCACCCTGCGCGGGGTGCGCGGCTTCGCCGACCCGGACGCGCTGACGCTGCCCGACGGCCGGTCCGTCTTCCACCAGCCGGACGCGGTGAACCCGGACGGCTATCTGCTGCCGTTCCGCCTCAACACGCACACCTCCAGCGCCCAGGCCATCCCCTCCACCAGCCACGCCTGGTCCGTGCAGCACGAGGCGTGGAACGGCGGCAAGATGGACCGCTGGCTGCCCGCGCACCGCAAGGCCGACGGGGTCAACGGTCCGTATGTGATGGGCTATCACACCCGCGAGGACATCCCCTTCCAGTTCGCCCTCGCCGAGGCGTTCACCCTCTGCGACAACTACTTCTGCTCGGTCTTCGGCCCGACCTGGCCCAACCGGCTCTACTGGATGACGGGCACCCTCGACCCGGGCGGCACCCGCGGCGGCCCGGTGCTCAACAACACCGCGCCCAAGGCGTACCGCTGGACGACCTACGCCGAGCGGCTCGAGGCGGCCGGCATCAGCTGGAAGGTCTACCAGGAGGAGGACGACTACGGCTGCAACCTCCTGGAGCAGTTCCAGACGTTCCGGGACTCCCAGCCGGGCCAGCCGCTCTACGAGCGCGGGATGCGGCCGCAGCCGGCCGGCACCTTCGAGGACGACGCCCGGGCCGACCGGCTCCCCGCCGTCTCCTGGCTGATCCCCACCAGCCACCAGTCCGAGCACCCGGACTATCTGCCGGCCGCCGGCGCCGACTACGTCGCGCAGAAGATCGAGGCGATCGCGTCCAACCCGAAGGTGTGGGCCAAGACCGTCTTCATCCTCAATTACGACGAGAACGACGGGCTCTTCGACCACGTGCCGCCGCCGGTGCCGCCCGCGGGGACGAAGGACGAGTTCGTCCAGGGCCTGCCGATCGGCGGGGGCTTCCGGGTGCCGTGTCTGATCATCTCGCCGTGGACGGTGGGCGGCTGGGCGGCCGGCGAGGCCTTCGACCACACCTCGGTGCTGCAGTTCCTGGAGCGCTGGACGGGGGTGGCCGAGCCCAACATCAGCAACTGGCGGCGGTCCGCATTCGGCGATCTGACCTCGGCGTTCGGCTTCCGCCACGCGGCCCACCGGCCGCCGCGGCTGCCGGACGACACCGCCGAGCAGCTGGCCGAGGCGCAGTGGGACGTGGCGCATCTGCCGAAGCCGACGCTGCCGGGCGCCGGGCAGCGGCCGCCGCGCCAGGAACGGGGCCGGCGCAGGCGCCGCTAG
- a CDS encoding nucleoside deaminase: MLATALAEARAGLAEGGIPIGAALYGPDGTLLGRGHNRRVQDNDPSLHAETAAFRAAGRQPGYRGTTMVTTLSPCWYCSGLIRQFNIPRVVIGEARTFHGGHDWLAQNGVQILLLDDPACTELMREFIEKRPELWREDIGGG, from the coding sequence ATGCTGGCAACGGCGCTCGCCGAGGCCCGCGCCGGACTCGCCGAGGGCGGCATCCCGATCGGCGCGGCACTCTACGGCCCGGACGGCACCCTCCTCGGCCGCGGCCACAACCGCCGCGTCCAGGACAACGACCCCTCCCTGCACGCCGAAACCGCCGCCTTCCGGGCCGCCGGCCGCCAACCCGGCTACCGCGGCACCACGATGGTCACCACCCTCTCCCCCTGCTGGTACTGCAGCGGCCTGATCCGCCAGTTCAACATCCCCCGCGTGGTGATCGGCGAGGCCCGCACCTTCCACGGCGGCCACGACTGGCTCGCCCAAAACGGCGTCCAGATCCTCCTCCTCGACGACCCCGCATGCACGGAGCTGATGCGGGAGTTCATCGAGAAGCGGCCGGAGTTGTGGCGGGAGGATATTGGGGGTGGGTGA
- a CDS encoding PLD nuclease N-terminal domain-containing protein — protein sequence MLRYLPFLLVLALWIYAFIDCLNTPESQVRGLPKVVWVLIILLFGEVLVGPVAWLVAGKQRRPVPADGATPSAWHRDRGTRWVAPDDNPEFLRSLKDDNKQDEDSQDETRLKDWEADLRRREEDLRRKNRDTADGPEETP from the coding sequence ATGCTCAGGTATCTGCCGTTCCTCCTGGTGCTGGCACTGTGGATCTACGCGTTCATCGACTGCCTGAACACCCCCGAATCCCAGGTGCGCGGCCTGCCCAAGGTCGTGTGGGTGCTGATCATCCTGCTCTTCGGCGAGGTGCTGGTCGGCCCGGTCGCCTGGCTGGTGGCGGGCAAGCAGCGCCGACCGGTCCCGGCCGACGGTGCCACGCCCTCGGCCTGGCACCGCGACCGCGGCACCAGGTGGGTCGCCCCGGACGACAACCCCGAGTTCCTCCGCTCCCTCAAGGACGACAACAAGCAGGACGAGGACAGCCAGGACGAGACCCGGCTCAAGGACTGGGAGGCCGACCTGCGCCGCCGCGAGGAGGACCTCCGCCGCAAGAACCGCGATACGGCGGACGGCCCCGAAGAAACCCCCTGA
- a CDS encoding menaquinone biosynthesis decarboxylase, whose amino-acid sequence MAYDDLRSFLRALEREGDLKRIKAEVDPYLEVGEIVDRVQKSGGPALLFENVKGSAMPLAMNVYGTDRRLLKALGLKAYEDISGKIGGLLKPELPQGFVGVREAFGKLAGMTHVPPKKVKGESAPVQEVVLQGDEVDLDRLPALFTWPEDGGSFFNLGLTHTKHPESGVRNLGLYRLQRHDKRTIGMHWQIHKDSRNHYQVAAKRGEKLPVAIAFGCPPAVTYASTAPLPGDIDEYLFAGFLQGKRIEMVDCKTVPLQVPAHAEVVIEGWLEPGEMLPEGPFGDHTGFYTPQEPFPALTIDCVTMRQRPLLQSIVVGRPPTEDGPLGRATERFFLPLLKIIVPDIVDYHLPESGGFHNCAIVSIDKKYPKHAQKVMHAIWGAHMMSLTKLIVVVDADCDVHNLHEVSWRALGNTDYARDLTVVEGPVDHLDHASYQQFWGGKAGIDATRKWPEEGYTRDGGWPEMVESDPRTAALVDRRWKEYGLS is encoded by the coding sequence ATGGCTTACGACGATCTTCGCTCGTTCCTGCGTGCACTGGAGCGGGAGGGCGACCTCAAGCGCATCAAGGCCGAGGTCGATCCGTATCTGGAAGTCGGCGAGATCGTGGACCGGGTGCAGAAGTCCGGTGGCCCGGCGCTGCTCTTCGAGAACGTCAAGGGCTCGGCGATGCCGCTCGCCATGAACGTCTACGGCACCGACCGCCGGCTGCTGAAGGCGCTCGGCCTGAAGGCGTACGAGGACATCAGCGGCAAGATCGGCGGGCTGCTCAAGCCCGAGCTGCCGCAGGGCTTCGTCGGGGTGCGCGAGGCGTTCGGCAAGCTCGCCGGCATGACGCATGTGCCGCCGAAGAAGGTGAAGGGCGAGAGCGCGCCCGTCCAGGAGGTCGTGCTCCAGGGCGACGAGGTCGATCTGGACCGGCTGCCGGCGCTGTTCACCTGGCCCGAGGACGGCGGCTCCTTCTTCAACCTGGGGCTGACGCACACCAAGCACCCGGAGAGCGGGGTGCGCAACCTCGGTCTCTACCGTCTCCAGCGCCACGACAAGCGCACCATCGGGATGCACTGGCAGATCCACAAGGACAGCCGCAACCACTACCAGGTCGCCGCCAAGCGCGGGGAGAAGCTGCCGGTCGCCATCGCCTTCGGCTGCCCGCCGGCCGTGACGTACGCCTCGACCGCGCCGCTGCCCGGGGACATCGACGAGTACCTCTTCGCCGGCTTCCTCCAGGGCAAGCGGATCGAGATGGTCGACTGCAAGACCGTGCCGCTGCAGGTGCCGGCGCACGCCGAGGTCGTCATCGAGGGCTGGCTGGAGCCCGGCGAGATGCTGCCCGAGGGCCCGTTCGGCGACCACACCGGCTTCTACACCCCGCAGGAGCCCTTCCCGGCGCTGACCATCGACTGTGTGACGATGCGGCAGCGGCCGCTGCTCCAGTCGATCGTGGTGGGGCGTCCGCCGACGGAGGACGGGCCGCTGGGGCGGGCGACGGAGCGGTTCTTCCTGCCGCTCCTCAAGATCATCGTGCCGGACATCGTGGACTACCACCTGCCGGAGTCCGGCGGTTTCCACAACTGCGCGATCGTCTCGATCGACAAGAAGTACCCCAAGCACGCACAGAAGGTGATGCACGCCATCTGGGGCGCGCACATGATGTCGCTGACCAAGCTGATCGTGGTCGTGGACGCGGACTGCGATGTGCACAACCTCCACGAGGTGTCCTGGCGGGCGCTGGGCAACACCGACTACGCCCGGGACCTCACCGTCGTCGAAGGTCCCGTCGACCATCTCGACCACGCCTCCTACCAGCAGTTCTGGGGTGGCAAGGCGGGCATTGACGCGACGCGGAAGTGGCCCGAGGAGGGCTACACGCGCGATGGGGGCTGGCCGGAGATGGTCGAGTCCGACCCACGCACGGCGGCGCTGGTCGACCGCCGCTGGAAGGAGTACGGACTCTCGTGA
- the mqnP gene encoding menaquinone biosynthesis prenyltransferase MqnP: MSSASAAVPQPGRTKAFLRLVMIEHSVFALPFAYIASLTAMYEADRHIQWGRLLLVTVAMVGLRTFAMAANRIIDREIDARNPRTAHREMVTGAVSVKSAWTGALIALAVFLGAAALLNTLCLVLAPLAVVPMVVYPYGKRFTNFPQAILGLAQAMGPIGAWLAITGTWSWDAAILGLAVGIWIGGFDLIYACQDVETDREVGVLSVPARFGIPAAIRGARGCHLVTTGLFVWYGLATGAGVFFWLGLVIVAAAFLYEHTLVKPHDLSRLNRAFFQVNGFIGIALFVCALLDLLVRGLSA, translated from the coding sequence GTGAGCAGCGCATCCGCGGCGGTCCCGCAGCCGGGCCGGACCAAGGCGTTTCTGCGCCTGGTGATGATCGAGCACTCGGTCTTCGCGCTGCCCTTCGCCTATATCGCCTCGCTGACCGCGATGTACGAGGCGGACCGGCACATCCAGTGGGGCCGGCTGCTGCTCGTCACCGTCGCCATGGTCGGTCTGCGGACGTTCGCGATGGCCGCGAACCGGATCATCGACCGCGAGATCGATGCCCGCAATCCGCGCACCGCGCACCGGGAGATGGTCACCGGCGCGGTGTCGGTGAAGTCGGCATGGACGGGTGCGCTGATCGCACTCGCCGTCTTCCTGGGCGCGGCGGCACTGCTCAACACCCTGTGCCTGGTGCTCGCGCCGCTCGCGGTGGTGCCGATGGTGGTCTATCCGTACGGCAAGCGGTTCACGAACTTCCCGCAGGCGATCCTGGGCCTCGCCCAGGCGATGGGGCCGATCGGCGCCTGGCTGGCGATCACCGGGACCTGGTCCTGGGACGCGGCGATCCTCGGCCTCGCGGTCGGCATCTGGATCGGCGGCTTCGATCTGATCTACGCCTGCCAGGACGTGGAGACGGACCGTGAGGTCGGGGTGCTGTCGGTCCCGGCCCGCTTCGGCATCCCGGCCGCGATCCGGGGGGCGCGCGGCTGCCACCTCGTCACGACGGGGCTGTTCGTCTGGTACGGGCTGGCGACCGGCGCCGGCGTGTTCTTCTGGCTGGGACTGGTGATCGTGGCGGCGGCCTTCCTCTACGAGCACACGCTCGTGAAGCCGCATGACCTCAGCCGGCTGAACCGGGCGTTCTTCCAGGTCAACGGGTTCATCGGGATTGCGCTCTTCGTCTGTGCGCTGCTGGATCTGCTGGTCCGAGGGCTGTCCGCCTGA
- a CDS encoding DUF4870 domain-containing protein: MSDYQQPGYGPYGGGPQQPYGAPQQGWPGGAPGGYGYPGPQQPGYGTQPPPASTNSAMWAHLGTLLVVAGGSVMCCGLGAFLGWIFPLSVRNNVRHKQDPYVRHHATQALNFGITQAVMAAIGVVLYFGSALIFAAVATETQRQSSGLAVPLLTVVAIMGTYGIAGLVCAIMGTVKATRGELWTYPRLIAWPLSKG; the protein is encoded by the coding sequence ATGTCCGACTACCAGCAGCCGGGGTACGGACCGTACGGCGGCGGACCACAGCAGCCGTACGGCGCGCCGCAGCAGGGCTGGCCCGGCGGGGCGCCCGGCGGCTACGGCTACCCCGGCCCGCAGCAGCCCGGCTACGGCACCCAGCCGCCGCCGGCCTCGACGAACTCCGCGATGTGGGCCCATCTCGGCACCCTGCTGGTCGTCGCCGGCGGCTCGGTGATGTGCTGCGGTCTGGGCGCGTTCCTCGGCTGGATCTTCCCGCTGTCCGTCCGCAACAACGTCCGCCACAAACAGGACCCGTACGTCCGCCACCACGCCACCCAGGCGCTGAACTTCGGCATCACCCAGGCCGTCATGGCGGCCATCGGCGTGGTGCTGTACTTCGGCAGCGCCCTCATCTTCGCCGCGGTCGCCACGGAAACCCAGCGCCAGAGCTCCGGGCTGGCCGTCCCGCTGCTGACCGTGGTCGCCATCATGGGCACGTACGGCATAGCCGGTCTGGTCTGCGCGATCATGGGCACGGTCAAGGCGACCCGCGGCGAACTGTGGACCTACCCGCGGCTGATCGCCTGGCCGCTCAGCAAGGGCTGA